In Dehalococcoidia bacterium, the following are encoded in one genomic region:
- a CDS encoding DEAD/DEAH box helicase, with translation MNLPAHFHPAVRAWFHRRFDAATDAQLRGWEAIARGRDTLVAAPTGSGKTLAAFLSSIDSLFKRSLDGTLEDGVIDVVYISPLKALSSDIQRNLEAPLTEIREAARDMGYDAPEIRTALRTGDTTQAQRAAILRQAPHILITTPESLYLMLTAERSRALLHNVRTVIVDELHALMRDKRGSHLALSLARLDALSEQRPLRIGLSATIHPIDEAARFLIGSDRDDADGSPACTIVNVGHQRQLDLLVEVPASDMQAVASAEQWGEIYDKLAAMISEHRTTLVFVNTRRLAERVAHNLAERLGEEHVAAHHGSLSKDRRLRIEQRLKAGEMRAIVATASLELGIDVGTVDLVCQIGSPRAITTFLQRIGRSGHALGLTSRGRLFATSRDELVECAALIRGVRAGRLDRVWPPEAPLDILAQQIVAECASREWREDDLYALVRTAKPYETLPRPDFDEVVDMLSEGPAQSLGRGRALLHRDQIGGTLKGRRAARITALTCGGAIPELADYKVVLDPDETFVGTVDEDWAVESMAGDIFLLGSHSWQIRRIESARGVVRVADAQGRPPSVPFWLGEAPSRTRELSEEVSRLREDVAGQLEGDHDVAGWLAKECDLDRAGATQVVEYIAAEKGALGVLPTQTDVVFERFFDDAGGMQLVVHAPFGGRINRGFGLALRKRFCVNFDFELQAAATDDAVVLSLGPQHSFPLEDAFHFVKSGNVREALEQAILVAPMFGSRWRWNATRALAVLRANGGKRVPPPIQRMRSDDLMTAVFPLLTGCQENVSGPLEIPDHPLMRQTVRDCLYEAMDIDGLTAVLQRMEAGEIKLHARDTTEPSPFAHEILNAKPYAYLDDAPLEERRTRAVSLRRTLPEHARDLGVLDVEAIDRVRDEARPEPRDPDELHDLLLGLVVMPSVTLSEANDLAVPATASHRDWFEALATSGRAAAVRTGAGELWFAAEHLRSVQALYPGADITPAVRLPSHLDGVVPEREDAVLTAARGHMEYLGPVTPAQLAPMLALGAPEMTSALARLEGEGVVLRGHFTPGADDEEFCDRRLLARIHRYTLDRLRSEIEPVSAQDFMRYLLARQHVGGDRRLEGKRGLLDVIAQLQGFEIAASAWERDVLPLRVANYDPRWLDDLCLAGEVVWSRLSLRKNGNGASRSSGPSRATPITLALRRDVPRLLDVVRGAQQPDAPSTGAAGATWDALRQHGALFFDDLASASRQLPVQLEEGLWDLVGRGLVTADGFSALRQIMTPQGSRGRSARRHARYGGAARPSRVSAPQGRWSIVQRFSEASANEDVAEAAAMQLLARYGVVFRDLVARETLSVPWRDVVRALRRQEARGVVRGGRFVSGFIGEQYAMPESVDALRKVRRSERTGEVLRLNASDPLNLAGIITPAPRVPALHTNAIVFRDGVPVAVEEGRKTRLREDAAEGIGEFLGLPV, from the coding sequence TTGAACCTGCCAGCGCATTTCCATCCCGCCGTCCGGGCGTGGTTCCACCGGCGCTTCGATGCCGCGACCGATGCTCAGCTCCGCGGCTGGGAGGCGATCGCGCGCGGCCGCGACACGCTCGTCGCCGCCCCGACGGGCTCCGGCAAGACGCTCGCGGCGTTCCTGTCGAGCATCGACAGCCTCTTCAAGCGCAGCCTCGATGGCACGCTCGAAGACGGCGTCATTGACGTCGTCTACATCTCGCCCCTGAAGGCGCTGAGCAGCGACATCCAGCGCAACCTGGAGGCGCCGCTCACCGAGATCCGCGAAGCCGCGCGTGACATGGGCTACGACGCGCCCGAGATCCGCACGGCGTTGCGCACCGGCGACACGACGCAGGCACAGCGCGCGGCGATCCTCCGCCAAGCGCCGCACATCCTGATCACCACGCCAGAGTCGCTGTATCTCATGCTCACCGCCGAGCGCAGCCGCGCGCTGCTGCACAACGTCCGCACCGTGATTGTCGATGAGCTGCACGCACTGATGCGCGACAAGCGTGGCAGCCACCTCGCGCTGTCGCTCGCGCGTCTCGACGCTCTCTCCGAGCAGCGGCCGCTGCGCATCGGTTTGTCGGCGACGATCCACCCGATCGACGAAGCAGCGCGCTTCCTGATCGGCAGCGACCGCGACGACGCCGACGGCTCGCCCGCATGCACGATCGTCAACGTCGGCCACCAGCGACAACTCGATCTGCTGGTCGAAGTGCCCGCCAGCGATATGCAGGCCGTCGCCTCAGCCGAGCAGTGGGGTGAGATCTACGACAAGCTCGCCGCCATGATCTCCGAGCACCGTACGACGCTCGTCTTCGTCAACACGCGCCGGTTGGCAGAGCGCGTCGCGCACAACCTGGCGGAGCGCCTGGGCGAGGAGCACGTCGCAGCCCACCACGGCAGCCTGTCGAAGGATCGGCGGCTGCGCATCGAGCAGCGGCTCAAGGCCGGCGAGATGCGCGCCATCGTCGCGACCGCTTCGCTCGAACTCGGCATCGATGTCGGCACCGTCGACCTGGTGTGCCAGATCGGATCCCCCCGCGCCATCACGACGTTCCTGCAGCGCATCGGCCGCAGCGGTCACGCGCTCGGCCTGACGTCGCGCGGGCGTCTCTTCGCGACCTCGCGCGACGAGTTGGTCGAGTGCGCGGCGCTGATCCGCGGCGTGCGCGCGGGCCGTCTCGACCGCGTCTGGCCGCCGGAAGCGCCACTCGACATCCTCGCGCAGCAGATCGTCGCGGAGTGCGCGAGCCGCGAGTGGCGAGAAGACGACCTGTACGCGCTCGTGCGCACCGCGAAGCCGTACGAAACGTTGCCTCGCCCGGACTTCGACGAGGTCGTCGACATGCTGAGCGAAGGGCCCGCGCAGTCGCTGGGGCGTGGCCGAGCCTTGCTGCATCGCGACCAGATCGGCGGCACGCTCAAGGGCCGGCGTGCGGCGCGGATTACGGCGCTGACGTGCGGCGGTGCGATCCCCGAACTGGCCGACTACAAGGTCGTGCTCGACCCCGACGAGACGTTCGTCGGCACGGTCGATGAAGATTGGGCGGTCGAGAGCATGGCGGGCGACATCTTCCTGCTTGGATCGCACTCGTGGCAGATCCGGCGCATCGAGTCGGCGCGTGGCGTAGTGCGCGTCGCGGATGCGCAGGGACGGCCGCCGTCCGTGCCGTTCTGGCTCGGCGAAGCGCCGTCCCGCACCCGGGAGCTGTCCGAAGAGGTCAGCCGCCTGCGAGAAGACGTCGCAGGGCAGCTCGAAGGCGACCACGATGTCGCCGGCTGGCTCGCAAAGGAGTGCGACCTCGACCGCGCCGGCGCGACGCAGGTCGTCGAGTACATCGCCGCGGAGAAGGGCGCGCTCGGCGTGCTGCCGACGCAGACCGACGTCGTCTTCGAGCGCTTCTTCGATGACGCGGGCGGCATGCAACTCGTCGTCCACGCGCCGTTTGGCGGTCGCATCAACCGCGGCTTCGGTCTTGCGCTGCGCAAGCGCTTCTGCGTGAACTTCGACTTCGAACTGCAGGCGGCCGCGACGGACGATGCGGTGGTGCTGTCGCTCGGGCCGCAGCACAGCTTTCCGCTCGAAGATGCCTTTCACTTCGTGAAGTCGGGCAACGTCCGCGAGGCCCTCGAGCAGGCGATCCTCGTCGCGCCGATGTTCGGATCGCGCTGGCGCTGGAACGCGACGCGGGCGCTCGCCGTGCTGCGCGCGAACGGTGGCAAGCGCGTGCCGCCACCCATCCAGCGCATGCGCTCCGACGACCTGATGACGGCCGTGTTTCCGTTGCTCACCGGCTGCCAGGAGAACGTCAGCGGGCCGCTCGAGATCCCCGACCACCCGCTGATGCGCCAGACCGTGCGCGACTGCCTCTACGAGGCGATGGACATCGACGGGCTGACCGCAGTGTTGCAGCGCATGGAGGCGGGCGAGATCAAGCTGCACGCCCGCGATACGACGGAGCCTTCGCCGTTCGCGCACGAGATCCTGAACGCCAAGCCGTACGCATACCTCGACGACGCACCGCTCGAAGAACGGCGCACGCGCGCGGTCTCGCTGCGGCGCACGCTGCCCGAGCACGCTCGCGACCTCGGCGTGCTCGATGTTGAAGCGATCGACCGCGTGCGCGACGAAGCACGCCCTGAGCCGCGCGACCCGGACGAACTACACGACCTGCTGCTCGGCCTCGTCGTCATGCCATCGGTCACGCTGAGCGAAGCGAACGACCTCGCCGTACCCGCGACGGCATCCCACCGCGACTGGTTCGAAGCACTGGCGACCTCCGGTCGCGCCGCCGCAGTGCGCACCGGCGCGGGCGAACTGTGGTTCGCCGCCGAGCATCTGCGTTCCGTGCAGGCGCTGTACCCGGGCGCGGACATCACACCGGCCGTGCGCTTGCCATCGCACCTGGACGGCGTCGTGCCGGAGCGTGAGGACGCCGTGCTGACGGCAGCGCGCGGCCACATGGAGTACCTGGGCCCGGTGACGCCTGCGCAGCTTGCTCCGATGCTCGCGCTCGGCGCGCCGGAGATGACGTCCGCGCTCGCGCGTCTCGAAGGCGAAGGCGTCGTGCTGCGCGGACACTTCACCCCGGGCGCCGACGACGAGGAGTTCTGCGACCGGAGGCTGCTCGCGCGCATCCACCGCTACACGCTGGACCGCCTGCGCAGCGAGATCGAGCCTGTCAGCGCGCAGGACTTCATGCGTTATCTCCTCGCGCGTCAGCACGTCGGAGGTGACCGCCGTCTTGAAGGCAAGCGCGGACTCCTCGACGTGATCGCGCAACTCCAGGGCTTCGAGATCGCGGCGTCGGCGTGGGAGCGCGACGTGTTGCCGCTGCGTGTCGCGAACTACGACCCGCGCTGGCTCGATGACCTGTGCCTTGCAGGGGAAGTCGTATGGTCGCGCCTCTCGCTGCGCAAGAATGGCAACGGGGCGTCGCGCTCGTCCGGCCCGTCGCGCGCGACGCCGATTACGCTGGCGCTGCGCCGCGACGTGCCGCGCCTGCTCGACGTCGTGCGCGGCGCACAGCAGCCCGATGCGCCATCCACCGGCGCAGCGGGCGCGACCTGGGACGCGCTGAGGCAGCACGGAGCGCTCTTCTTCGATGACCTCGCGTCGGCGAGCCGCCAGTTGCCGGTACAACTCGAGGAAGGGCTGTGGGACCTCGTCGGCCGTGGGCTCGTCACCGCCGACGGCTTCTCGGCGCTGCGGCAGATCATGACGCCGCAGGGCAGCCGCGGTCGCAGCGCGCGTCGTCATGCGCGCTACGGCGGCGCAGCGCGGCCGTCACGCGTGTCGGCGCCGCAGGGGCGATGGTCGATCGTGCAGCGCTTCAGCGAAGCGTCAGCGAACGAAGACGTAGCGGAAGCGGCCGCGATGCAATTGCTCGCGCGATACGGCGTCGTGTTCCGTGACCTTGTTGCACGTGAAACATTGTCCGTGCCGTGGCGTGACGTCGTCCGGGCGCTGCGACGCCAGGAGGCGCGCGGCGTCGTGCGTGGCGGGCGTTTCGTGTCGGGCTTCATCGGCGAGCAGTACGCCATGCCGGAGTCCGTCGACGCGCTGCGCAAGGTGCGGCGCTCCGAGCGCACGGGCGAGGTGCTGCGGCTGAACGCGTCGGACCCGCTGAATCTCGCCGGCATCATCACCCCGGCGCCGCGCGTGCCCGCGCTGCACACGAACGCGATCGTCTTTCGCGACGGCGTGCCGGTGGCGGTGGAAGAAGGCCGCAAGACACGTCTCCGCGAGGACGCGGCGGAAGGCATCGGGGAGTTCCTGGGGCTGCCGGTCTAG
- a CDS encoding Crp/Fnr family transcriptional regulator, whose amino-acid sequence MNGAAFANSPLLGRIDADDLRSLARAAVRRSFAAGEIMFLRGEPGDSVFAIVSGRVRVFVEGSSGDVVLGTRGEGDVLGEMSLLDGMPRSASVRAIDDVTALYVAKDRFDAWLRDHPAASRAMLEVFASRLREATDQVAGIALLSVEARVARRLWQMFAAASHDGAPLPDASIRVNQTELARAIGVTRESVNKHLARIKQSNVITMASGRVTLIDPEALRALGEDL is encoded by the coding sequence ATGAACGGCGCCGCCTTCGCCAACTCGCCGCTGCTCGGCCGCATAGACGCCGACGATCTGCGGTCGCTGGCACGAGCCGCCGTGCGGCGTTCGTTCGCTGCCGGCGAGATCATGTTCCTCCGCGGCGAACCCGGCGACAGCGTGTTCGCGATCGTCAGCGGGCGCGTTCGCGTGTTCGTCGAGGGCAGCAGCGGTGACGTCGTCCTCGGCACCCGCGGCGAGGGCGACGTGCTGGGCGAGATGTCATTGCTCGATGGCATGCCGCGCAGCGCCAGCGTCCGCGCGATCGATGATGTCACCGCCCTCTACGTCGCAAAGGATCGCTTCGACGCGTGGCTGCGCGATCACCCCGCGGCGTCGCGCGCCATGCTGGAAGTGTTCGCGAGCCGGCTGCGCGAGGCGACGGACCAGGTCGCCGGTATCGCGCTGCTCAGCGTCGAGGCGCGCGTCGCACGGCGCCTGTGGCAGATGTTCGCCGCCGCGTCGCACGATGGCGCGCCGCTGCCGGACGCGTCGATACGCGTCAACCAGACGGAGCTTGCGCGCGCCATCGGCGTCACGCGCGAGAGCGTGAACAAGCACCTCGCGCGCATCAAGCAATCAAACGTCATCACCATGGCCTCCGGCCGCGTAACGCTGATCGACCCCGAGGCGCTGCGTGCGCTGGGAGAGGATCTCTAG
- a CDS encoding D-glycerate dehydrogenase, with the protein MADRPRVFVTRRLPGDAVERLGREVDVDLWPGDVPPGNLTLRERAHEAGGIVCLLTDRIDAQLIAAAPNLRVISNVAVGYDNIDVAAATKRGIAVGNTPGVLTETTADLAFALMLAVARRIVEAERFVRDARWRTWDPNLLLGHDVHGATLGIVGFGKIGRAAARRAQGFGMRVLYATRSQPEEDVAGAERVEMERLLRESDFVSLHVPLTDETRHMIGGQQLRSMKPAAILINTARGPIVDQQALARALTEGWIGGAGLDVAEVEPIPPGDALMRAPNTVLLPHIASASHATRGRMADMAIDNVLAGVRGERLPNCVNPEVYG; encoded by the coding sequence ATGGCTGATCGGCCCAGAGTCTTCGTCACTCGCAGGCTGCCCGGCGATGCCGTCGAGCGGCTGGGGCGCGAGGTCGACGTCGACCTGTGGCCGGGGGATGTGCCGCCGGGCAACCTCACGCTGCGGGAGCGCGCGCACGAGGCCGGCGGCATCGTCTGCCTGCTGACGGACCGCATCGACGCGCAACTCATCGCCGCGGCGCCGAACCTGCGCGTGATCAGCAACGTCGCCGTTGGCTACGACAACATCGACGTGGCCGCGGCGACGAAACGCGGCATCGCGGTGGGCAACACGCCCGGCGTGCTGACGGAGACGACGGCGGACCTGGCGTTTGCGCTCATGCTCGCCGTCGCGCGGCGGATCGTCGAGGCGGAGCGCTTCGTGCGCGATGCGCGCTGGCGCACGTGGGATCCGAACCTGCTGCTGGGGCACGACGTACACGGCGCGACATTGGGGATCGTCGGCTTCGGAAAGATCGGGCGTGCAGCGGCGCGGCGGGCGCAGGGCTTCGGCATGCGCGTCCTGTACGCAACGCGTTCACAGCCGGAGGAAGACGTGGCTGGCGCTGAGCGCGTCGAGATGGAGCGGTTGCTGCGCGAGTCGGACTTCGTGAGCCTGCACGTGCCGCTGACCGACGAGACGCGCCACATGATCGGCGGGCAACAACTGCGGTCGATGAAGCCGGCGGCGATCCTCATCAACACCGCACGCGGGCCGATCGTCGATCAGCAGGCGCTCGCCCGCGCGCTCACCGAGGGGTGGATCGGCGGCGCCGGGCTCGACGTGGCGGAGGTGGAGCCGATACCGCCGGGCGACGCGCTGATGCGCGCCCCGAACACCGTGCTGCTGCCTCACATCGCCAGCGCGAGCCATGCGACGCGCGGGCGCATGGCGGATATGGCGATCGACAACGTGCTCGCGGGTGTGCGCGGTGAGCGATTGCCGAACTGCGTAAATCCCGAGGTGTACGGGTGA
- a CDS encoding aminoglycoside phosphotransferase family protein, translating to MVAQQRRRIAEGREAEIFECDGDSVLKLFRDDRAAASIEREAAAMNAVRAAGGPAPEARGITREDDRPGLIIERVDGPDMLTLLGKKPWFAFAAGRILGEAHAALHDVVAPAGLPALKDRFRARIEAAAAHATQYAQLADFVLSKLEALPAGDRVCHGDYHPGNVLVTSDGARVIDWPSAMRGDPHADVARTLLVFDIASVPPGAPTIVRRLEKLARRLIRSRYLASYKRLRPLDDALLAQWRIPVAAERLHDGIEDERDKLMAILNQAMQSGGV from the coding sequence ATGGTGGCGCAGCAGCGACGTAGGATCGCCGAAGGGCGCGAAGCCGAGATCTTCGAGTGCGACGGCGATTCCGTGCTCAAACTCTTTCGCGACGACCGCGCGGCCGCCAGCATCGAGCGTGAAGCCGCCGCGATGAACGCCGTCCGCGCCGCCGGCGGCCCCGCGCCGGAAGCGCGCGGCATCACGCGCGAGGACGATCGCCCCGGCCTCATCATCGAGCGCGTCGACGGGCCCGACATGCTGACGCTGCTCGGCAAGAAGCCGTGGTTCGCATTCGCCGCCGGCCGTATCCTCGGCGAAGCGCACGCCGCGCTCCACGACGTCGTTGCGCCGGCCGGACTGCCGGCGCTCAAAGATCGTTTCCGCGCCCGCATCGAGGCGGCCGCCGCGCACGCCACGCAATACGCGCAACTCGCGGACTTCGTACTGAGCAAGCTCGAAGCGTTGCCGGCGGGTGACCGCGTCTGCCACGGCGACTATCATCCCGGCAACGTGCTCGTCACCTCCGATGGCGCGCGCGTGATCGATTGGCCCTCCGCCATGCGCGGCGACCCCCACGCCGACGTCGCGCGCACGCTGCTCGTGTTCGACATCGCCAGCGTGCCGCCCGGCGCGCCGACGATCGTCCGCCGCCTCGAAAAGCTGGCGCGCCGCCTGATCCGCTCGCGCTACCTCGCGTCGTACAAGCGCCTGCGCCCGCTCGATGACGCACTGCTGGCGCAATGGCGCATCCCCGTCGCAGCCGAACGCCTGCACGACGGCATCGAAGACGAACGCGACAAGCTCATGGCGATCCTCAATCAGGCGATGCAAAGCGGCGGCGTGTAG
- a CDS encoding cytochrome c biogenesis protein CcdA, with product MEVTLFTPLLAFTAGLLSCASPCVLPLVPAYVANLSGVAAATADASRRRSAVMLHASAFVLGFTLIFVVLGASVGFVGYAIRDQEDLLRKVGGIFMIVMGLQVAEIIRIPWLSRTFAPLDERSPIGSVGYARSAGVGSAMAVGWTPCLGPTLGGILTLAATSDTALQATGLLLAYSAGLAVPFLVAGLALDRATGLARRMRPVMPFISVASGVVLIFAGALLYTDALARFNRYFTFSGPGADL from the coding sequence ATGGAAGTCACGCTCTTTACCCCGCTCCTGGCGTTCACAGCAGGGCTGCTCTCCTGTGCTTCTCCCTGCGTGCTGCCGCTCGTACCCGCGTACGTGGCAAACCTGTCAGGCGTCGCGGCGGCCACGGCGGATGCGTCCAGGCGGCGCAGCGCGGTCATGCTGCACGCGAGTGCGTTCGTCCTCGGGTTCACGCTGATTTTCGTCGTGCTCGGCGCCTCGGTAGGGTTCGTCGGCTACGCGATCCGCGATCAGGAGGACCTGCTGCGGAAGGTCGGCGGCATCTTCATGATCGTCATGGGGCTGCAGGTGGCCGAGATCATCCGCATCCCTTGGCTGAGCCGGACGTTCGCACCACTCGATGAACGCTCTCCGATCGGAAGCGTCGGCTATGCACGCTCGGCCGGCGTCGGCTCCGCCATGGCGGTTGGCTGGACGCCCTGCCTGGGCCCGACGCTCGGCGGCATCCTAACGCTCGCTGCAACGTCTGACACGGCGCTGCAGGCGACCGGGCTGCTCCTCGCGTACTCGGCTGGTCTCGCGGTCCCGTTTCTCGTTGCCGGCCTCGCGCTCGACCGCGCGACCGGCCTCGCGCGCCGGATGCGCCCGGTGATGCCCTTCATCTCGGTTGCGAGCGGCGTCGTGCTCATTTTCGCCGGGGCGCTCTTGTACACGGATGCGCTTGCGCGCTTCAACCGCTACTTCACGTTCAGTGGACCCGGCGCGGACCTGTGA
- a CDS encoding redoxin domain-containing protein — protein sequence MPLNAVALIVLLIWLLDNGRLPGLSSNGSTTSVSDSDFYSTSGEPLGADRGSGPGLGKPAPEFTLLDTGGKVVHLSDFRGKVVVLNFWATWCPPCRKEFPELVKTYAGGTGDVVVVGINMQENRDQVRAFADDYGADFPILIDPKAEAADAYRLLGLPSTYFIDQQGVLREQHFGLLKREIIDDKIGKTRAAGIAAVP from the coding sequence TTGCCGCTCAACGCGGTGGCGCTCATCGTGCTCCTCATCTGGCTGCTCGACAACGGCCGCCTGCCGGGTTTGAGCAGCAATGGTTCGACCACGTCCGTGTCGGACAGCGATTTCTACTCCACCAGCGGAGAGCCGCTGGGCGCCGATCGGGGAAGCGGCCCCGGCCTGGGCAAGCCGGCGCCCGAGTTCACGCTGCTCGACACCGGCGGCAAGGTCGTCCACCTCAGCGACTTCCGCGGCAAGGTGGTAGTGCTGAACTTCTGGGCCACCTGGTGTCCGCCGTGCCGCAAGGAGTTCCCCGAGCTGGTCAAGACCTACGCCGGCGGGACGGGCGACGTGGTCGTCGTCGGCATCAACATGCAGGAGAACCGCGATCAGGTGCGCGCGTTCGCCGACGACTACGGCGCCGACTTCCCGATCCTCATCGATCCGAAAGCGGAGGCGGCCGACGCGTACCGGCTGCTCGGGCTCCCAAGCACCTACTTCATCGACCAGCAAGGCGTGCTGCGCGAACAGCACTTCGGCCTGCTCAAGCGTGAGATCATCGACGACAAGATCGGGAAGACGCGGGCCGCCGGAATCGCCGCGGTGCCCTGA
- a CDS encoding SCO family protein gives MAEAVTAGRFERWRRLWRAIILPLNAVALLPVIVGGVIVGARLLGDETSDAQPPDARYEGAALERPAPDFSLIDQDGQSVALTDLRGKVVVLAFMDSRCDDTCPLTAQELRLTANVLGSRVDERVAFVAINVNRNFNRPEDVALFTREQHLDEIPGWRFLTGPPEWLEPVWTAYNINVQPPSEPGEDDFQHSPGVYVIDQQGNLVRHVSVPLLEDPSIPTWDGRPLRELLELHVRKLLEQ, from the coding sequence ATGGCCGAGGCGGTGACGGCAGGACGCTTTGAGAGGTGGCGGAGGCTATGGAGGGCGATCATCCTGCCCCTGAACGCCGTCGCGCTGCTCCCCGTCATCGTAGGTGGCGTGATCGTCGGAGCGCGCCTCCTGGGCGATGAGACCAGCGACGCGCAGCCGCCAGACGCGCGTTACGAAGGGGCCGCCCTCGAAAGACCGGCGCCGGACTTCAGCTTGATCGACCAGGATGGCCAGTCAGTCGCGCTCACGGACCTTCGAGGAAAGGTTGTCGTGCTCGCATTCATGGACAGCCGCTGTGACGACACCTGCCCGCTCACTGCACAGGAGCTTCGACTCACGGCGAACGTATTGGGCTCGCGAGTTGACGAGCGCGTAGCGTTCGTCGCGATCAACGTGAACCGCAACTTCAACCGGCCGGAGGACGTCGCGCTCTTCACCCGCGAGCAGCACCTCGACGAGATCCCAGGATGGCGCTTCCTCACCGGACCCCCCGAATGGCTGGAGCCGGTCTGGACGGCCTACAACATCAACGTGCAGCCCCCGTCTGAGCCGGGAGAAGACGACTTCCAGCACTCCCCGGGCGTGTACGTAATCGACCAGCAGGGCAACCTCGTGCGTCACGTCTCCGTGCCGCTGCTCGAGGACCCCTCCATCCCGACGTGGGATGGCCGGCCGCTGCGGGAACTGCTCGAGCTCCACGTGCGAAAGCTGTTGGAGCAATGA
- a CDS encoding plastocyanin/azurin family copper-binding protein, translated as MTLIVVFVAATVLAACGSGGSEDAYGERDPLGVAGNAVTVELTNLQFAPQGIRIKAGTTVTWVNNDAAVHNVRQIDSVFLSQDVMPRGDTFSYTFDAPGTFRYQCTFHHPNMNGVVIVADS; from the coding sequence ATGACGCTCATTGTTGTCTTCGTCGCCGCGACCGTTCTCGCGGCGTGCGGGTCTGGAGGTAGCGAAGACGCGTACGGCGAGCGGGATCCGCTCGGCGTCGCGGGGAACGCCGTGACCGTGGAACTCACGAATCTCCAGTTCGCGCCGCAAGGCATCAGGATCAAGGCGGGCACGACGGTGACCTGGGTGAACAATGACGCGGCGGTACACAACGTGCGCCAGATCGACAGCGTCTTCCTGAGCCAAGACGTGATGCCGCGGGGTGATACGTTCTCGTACACGTTCGACGCGCCGGGCACGTTCCGCTACCAGTGCACCTTCCACCACCCGAATATGAACGGTGTGGTGATCGTCGCGGACAGCTAG
- a CDS encoding redoxin domain-containing protein: protein MGVMSEGDVPVGQTVEAVQLEDSRTGEMFDLGQYLGKWDIVVVAYMGDFCLGCAELVAELERRVPEFEAADAYVVARV from the coding sequence GTGGGCGTGATGTCGGAAGGCGACGTTCCCGTGGGGCAGACCGTCGAGGCGGTGCAGCTCGAGGACAGCCGTACGGGCGAGATGTTCGACCTCGGTCAGTATCTCGGGAAGTGGGACATCGTGGTCGTCGCCTACATGGGCGACTTCTGCTTGGGGTGCGCGGAACTGGTCGCGGAGCTTGAGCGGCGCGTTCCGGAGTTCGAGGCGGCGGACGCCTATGTCGTCGCTCGGGTATGA
- a CDS encoding M56 family metallopeptidase: MLTISGELGALASQLGLMDGIDFVDADEPFAFCHGLRRPRLMISRGVLDILDPDELEAVLRHEAAHLHERDPLRILVSRAIATALAFVPFSAGLRDSYLCRRELRADRAAVDAMGDALPMASALARMLRAGHRSAFASLAVGALSATDIRIDHLLGCVTPETALLRSANPLHALAFATLSMLLLCVLVATAHAATGVRPCLPC, from the coding sequence GTGCTTACGATCTCTGGCGAACTCGGAGCGCTGGCGTCGCAGCTCGGGTTGATGGACGGCATCGACTTCGTAGATGCGGATGAACCGTTCGCGTTCTGCCACGGCCTTCGGCGCCCTCGTCTGATGATCAGCAGGGGAGTGCTCGACATACTCGACCCCGATGAACTGGAAGCCGTACTGCGTCACGAGGCCGCGCACCTGCACGAGCGCGATCCGCTGCGGATCCTCGTCAGTCGTGCGATTGCGACAGCCCTCGCCTTCGTGCCGTTCAGCGCAGGGCTGCGCGATTCCTACCTCTGCCGCAGGGAACTGCGCGCAGACCGTGCAGCGGTTGATGCGATGGGTGACGCGCTTCCGATGGCGTCGGCACTGGCGAGGATGCTACGTGCCGGGCACCGGAGCGCCTTCGCTTCGCTCGCTGTGGGAGCGCTTTCAGCGACGGACATCCGAATAGATCACCTGCTGGGATGCGTCACGCCCGAGACTGCTCTGCTCCGCAGCGCGAACCCCCTCCACGCGCTCGCGTTCGCGACCCTTTCGATGTTGCTGCTCTGCGTGCTGGTCGCGACGGCGCATGCGGCCACCGGCGTGCGTCCGTGTTTGCCGTGCTGA